Proteins from a single region of Candidatus Binatia bacterium:
- a CDS encoding acyl-CoA synthetase — MPTQTTYSLPPPAETVAQALRARRDEAPDRPFVRFEERTWSYEQSLREASRFANFFLSVRDEKRPFHVGVLMDNLPEFLFAEFGCALSGGVLVGLNPTRTGEHLGRDIEYSDCQIVLVEERYAPQLAEALRYLAGPAPRVWSVDGESVFPRLDLGSSSDRDPAIRVRPEDLLLVIFTSGTTKNPKGVLNSHRRLVLLGWGAASVMCGFRPEDTVYCAMPLYHSNAQILAVFAALAAGGTIALARRFSKSRFLDDVRRYGATLFNYVGTPLAYILETPERPDDAENPLRLAYGNEAPRQAIAAFERRFGCRVVDGYGSSEVGVGFTRSPDDPPGSLGRAEGVKILDEEGRECPPARFDEQGRLLNPEEAIGEIVNTNGVFLFEGYYKDEASTRERTRGGWYHTGDLGYRDEKGYIYFAGRDVEWLRVGGENFTARPVEEALARHPDVLLASVYGVPDPEAGDQVMAAIQLRDGARFDPRAFAEFVDGPSGLPRRWRPVFVRIVREFPVTHTHKVLKRALQREKFLLDRVRDPVYWRPGGEPAYRPFTEEDLRALRERFERAGHLARLED; from the coding sequence ATGCCCACGCAAACGACGTACTCCTTGCCGCCTCCGGCGGAAACGGTGGCCCAGGCTCTCCGTGCCCGTCGCGACGAGGCGCCCGACCGCCCCTTCGTCCGGTTCGAGGAAAGAACGTGGAGCTACGAGCAGAGCCTCCGGGAAGCCTCCCGCTTCGCGAACTTCTTCCTTTCGGTCCGTGACGAGAAACGCCCCTTTCACGTGGGCGTCCTCATGGACAACCTGCCCGAGTTTCTCTTCGCCGAGTTCGGGTGTGCGCTTTCGGGCGGCGTTCTCGTCGGTCTCAACCCGACGCGCACCGGGGAGCATCTCGGGCGCGACATCGAGTACTCCGACTGCCAGATCGTTCTCGTCGAGGAGCGCTACGCTCCTCAGCTCGCCGAGGCCCTGCGGTACCTGGCGGGTCCTGCGCCGCGCGTGTGGTCCGTGGACGGCGAGAGCGTCTTTCCGCGTCTCGACCTCGGCTCTTCCAGCGACCGCGATCCCGCGATCCGCGTCCGCCCCGAGGATCTCCTCCTCGTCATTTTCACCTCCGGCACGACAAAGAACCCCAAAGGAGTGCTGAACAGCCACCGTCGGCTCGTGCTTCTCGGCTGGGGAGCGGCGTCGGTCATGTGTGGCTTCCGCCCGGAGGATACCGTCTACTGCGCCATGCCGCTCTACCATTCGAACGCCCAGATCCTGGCCGTGTTCGCGGCACTGGCAGCGGGCGGGACGATCGCGCTCGCGCGTCGTTTCAGTAAAAGCCGCTTCCTCGACGACGTGCGGCGCTACGGGGCCACGCTCTTCAACTACGTGGGAACGCCGCTCGCTTACATTCTCGAAACTCCCGAGCGCCCGGACGACGCCGAGAACCCGCTCCGGCTCGCCTACGGAAACGAGGCGCCGCGGCAGGCGATCGCGGCTTTCGAGCGGCGGTTCGGCTGCCGCGTCGTGGACGGGTATGGCTCGAGCGAAGTCGGTGTCGGCTTCACGCGCTCCCCGGACGACCCGCCCGGGAGCCTCGGTCGGGCCGAGGGCGTGAAGATCCTCGACGAGGAGGGACGCGAGTGCCCTCCCGCGCGCTTCGACGAGCAGGGGCGGCTTCTCAATCCGGAGGAAGCTATCGGCGAGATCGTCAACACGAACGGTGTGTTTCTGTTCGAGGGGTATTACAAGGACGAAGCGTCCACGCGCGAGCGAACCCGGGGCGGGTGGTACCACACAGGCGATCTCGGGTATCGCGACGAAAAGGGATACATCTACTTCGCCGGGCGGGACGTGGAGTGGCTCCGCGTGGGCGGTGAGAACTTCACGGCACGTCCGGTCGAGGAGGCTCTCGCGCGGCATCCGGACGTGCTTCTGGCGAGCGTCTACGGCGTGCCGGACCCCGAGGCGGGCGACCAGGTGATGGCCGCGATCCAGCTCCGTGACGGCGCCCGGTTCGATCCCCGGGCTTTCGCCGAGTTCGTCGACGGTCCCTCGGGTCTCCCGCGCCGCTGGCGTCCCGTTTTCGTCCGGATCGTGCGAGAATTTCCGGTCACGCACACGCACAAGGTGCTCAAGCGTGCACTCCAGCGCGAGAAGTTCCTCCTCGATCGAGTGCGAGATCCCGTCTACTGGCGCCCCGGGGGAGAGCCGGCCTACCGGCCGTTCACGGAGGAAGACCTGCGGGCTCTTCGCGAACGGTTCGAGCGGGCAGGGCATCTTGCTCGTCTCGAGGACTGA
- a CDS encoding thiolase, with amino-acid sequence MTSIAIVGVGETRYAKRLGRDIVELALEAAEEAARDAGIDVREIDGLVAPWAEYAARHELARCLGIDGRFFAASSLSSGAATVSAPLVAEWAIGSKLASVVLCVQAIAWGSERAGDVGRPHAAMKMKAVLELPFGWYPQIVQFAGMARRHMELYGTTEDQLAAVALAARKHASLCENAILRTPLTLEEYRSAPLLADPFRAMDCCLVNDGAAAFLVTSLERARDLRKRPVRVLGVGQGVVPGGEFSNLRPDYLSTGAVFSGPRALARAGITLADVDFVELYDNFTSMVIEQLEDLGFCKKGEGGPFVEGGRIELGGELPVNTSGGQLAQAFVLSANLVVEAVRQLRGECGPRQVEGAEVGLVTGYTGAEHATLVLARDR; translated from the coding sequence GTGACTTCGATTGCCATCGTCGGCGTCGGCGAGACGCGTTACGCGAAACGGCTCGGACGCGACATCGTGGAGCTCGCTCTCGAAGCGGCGGAGGAAGCGGCTCGCGACGCGGGGATCGACGTACGGGAGATCGACGGGCTCGTCGCCCCCTGGGCCGAGTACGCGGCACGCCACGAGCTCGCGCGCTGCCTCGGGATCGACGGCAGGTTCTTCGCCGCGAGCTCCCTTTCCTCGGGCGCCGCCACGGTGAGCGCCCCGCTCGTGGCCGAGTGGGCCATCGGGTCGAAACTCGCGAGCGTGGTGCTCTGCGTCCAGGCGATCGCGTGGGGAAGCGAGCGTGCCGGGGACGTGGGACGGCCGCACGCGGCCATGAAGATGAAGGCTGTTCTCGAGCTTCCTTTCGGCTGGTATCCCCAGATCGTGCAGTTCGCGGGGATGGCGCGGCGTCACATGGAGCTTTACGGAACGACCGAGGACCAGCTCGCCGCGGTCGCCCTCGCTGCGAGAAAGCACGCTTCGCTCTGCGAGAACGCGATCCTGCGCACCCCCCTCACGCTCGAAGAATACCGGAGTGCGCCGCTTCTCGCCGACCCGTTCCGGGCCATGGACTGCTGCCTCGTGAACGACGGCGCCGCGGCCTTCCTCGTGACTTCGCTCGAGCGGGCACGGGACCTGAGAAAACGGCCCGTGCGGGTCCTCGGCGTGGGTCAGGGTGTCGTCCCCGGCGGCGAGTTCTCGAACCTGAGGCCGGACTACCTCTCCACGGGCGCCGTCTTTTCCGGCCCGCGAGCCCTCGCGCGGGCAGGGATCACACTGGCGGACGTCGACTTCGTCGAGCTCTACGACAACTTCACCTCGATGGTGATCGAACAACTCGAGGACCTGGGCTTCTGCAAAAAGGGAGAAGGAGGCCCCTTCGTCGAGGGAGGCCGGATCGAGCTCGGGGGCGAGTTGCCGGTGAACACTTCCGGAGGGCAGCTCGCGCAGGCGTTCGTGCTTTCCGCCAACCTCGTCGTCGAAGCCGTCCGGCAACTTCGGGGCGAGTGCGGGCCGAGACAGGTGGAAGGCGCGGAAGTCGGCCTCGTGACGGGCTACACGGGTGCCGAACACGCCACGCTCGTTCTCGCACGGGATCGGTGA
- a CDS encoding NUDIX hydrolase — protein MADAVQPFPSATVVLLRDGENGCEVLLVRRSKKLDFHGGAWVFPGGRIDPADYAAAGSEAVVDAARFAAAREAREETGLDIDTEHLVLVSRWITPERLPKRFDTYFFATAAPEGVVRVDGGEISTHRWFGAAEALEAHRKGEIELPPPTFVTLHRLVPFRTSREALEKLARGPVETFLPRLWPTDGGACIVYPGDAAYDDGDLARSGPRHRLWVVGSDWQYERTP, from the coding sequence GTGGCCGACGCGGTCCAACCTTTCCCTTCCGCCACGGTCGTCTTGCTACGTGACGGCGAGAACGGCTGCGAGGTCCTCCTGGTCCGGCGGAGCAAAAAGCTCGACTTCCACGGGGGTGCGTGGGTCTTCCCCGGGGGGCGTATCGACCCCGCAGACTACGCGGCCGCCGGGTCCGAGGCTGTCGTCGACGCGGCGCGTTTTGCAGCCGCGCGAGAAGCCCGCGAAGAAACCGGGCTCGACATCGACACGGAACATCTCGTCCTCGTCTCGCGCTGGATTACCCCCGAGCGACTCCCGAAGAGATTCGACACGTATTTCTTCGCTACGGCGGCACCGGAGGGCGTCGTCCGGGTGGACGGAGGAGAGATTTCCACCCACCGGTGGTTCGGGGCCGCCGAAGCGCTCGAAGCACACCGGAAAGGGGAGATCGAACTTCCCCCGCCGACTTTCGTGACACTCCATCGTCTGGTCCCGTTCCGCACGAGCCGGGAGGCACTCGAAAAGCTCGCGCGGGGTCCGGTCGAAACCTTCCTGCCCCGCCTCTGGCCCACGGACGGCGGCGCCTGCATCGTCTACCCCGGAGACGCCGCCTACGACGACGGCGATCTCGCGCGCTCCGGGCCGCGGCACCGGCTCTGGGTGGTGGGTTCGGACTGGCAGTACGAGCGCACCCCGTAA
- a CDS encoding alpha/beta hydrolase, with product MGPLRTVALSILNSFIFYPEPNLVGTPALYGVPYREVRFRAADGPMLHGWFVPGRRLETLLWFHGNAGNISHRLENLALLHQHVGVSVFLFDYRGYGQSEGRPDEKGLYADARAALRTLEGLEGVDPARIVYFGRSLGTAVAIDLALERPPLGLVLESPFTSLRGMAATMVPRPLAALFPEAFDNAGKIPRVSSPVLILHGDRDEIVPYAHARELFARAPEPKWLYTIRGAGHNDTYVVGGSSYFERLVDFLDEIREPPLPGKMS from the coding sequence ATGGGACCACTGCGTACCGTGGCGCTAAGTATCCTGAATTCCTTCATTTTTTACCCGGAGCCCAACCTTGTCGGGACCCCGGCCCTCTACGGGGTCCCCTATCGGGAGGTGAGGTTCCGCGCTGCAGACGGCCCCATGCTCCACGGCTGGTTCGTACCGGGGCGCCGCCTCGAGACCCTGCTCTGGTTCCACGGAAATGCGGGGAACATCAGCCACCGTCTCGAGAACCTGGCGCTGCTCCACCAGCACGTCGGCGTGAGCGTCTTTCTCTTCGACTACCGCGGCTACGGGCAAAGCGAAGGTCGCCCGGACGAGAAGGGGCTTTACGCCGACGCACGAGCAGCCCTTCGAACCCTGGAAGGCCTCGAGGGCGTCGACCCCGCCCGGATCGTGTACTTCGGCCGCTCGCTCGGAACGGCCGTAGCGATCGACCTCGCCCTCGAAAGACCGCCCCTGGGGCTCGTCCTCGAGAGCCCCTTTACCTCCCTCCGAGGCATGGCTGCTACCATGGTTCCCAGGCCCCTCGCTGCGCTCTTCCCCGAAGCGTTCGACAACGCGGGAAAAATCCCGCGCGTCAGCTCGCCCGTTCTCATCCTGCACGGGGATCGAGACGAGATCGTCCCCTACGCGCACGCCCGCGAACTCTTCGCGCGGGCTCCCGAGCCCAAGTGGCTCTACACCATCCGGGGTGCCGGGCACAACGACACGTACGTCGTCGGCGGTAGCTCGTACTTCGAGCGGCTCGTCGATTTTCTCGACGAGATCCGCGAACCTCCTCTCCCCGGGAAGATGTCGTGA